In Spodoptera frugiperda isolate SF20-4 chromosome 12, AGI-APGP_CSIRO_Sfru_2.0, whole genome shotgun sequence, a single window of DNA contains:
- the LOC118263001 gene encoding circadian clock-controlled protein daywake gives MKVILVFLFCVVCAYARVTPDYFPSCKRSDPQIEKCVLDGLEAMRPRLREGIPDVNIPALEPFTVPTLKLDRTAPNLRLKATVKNAKAYGGSDFKIEKLKLNLNNKYAGELKLTLPRLMVVANYDVKGSRLLVLDINGKGRLRGNFTGITVLAKGIAKPISRDGAEYLQVDKIVSKVRINHAHIAIDDSERPQAAASAVSFFNASPNVVLDILNPLIEETAAAVIKAFVNKVLGSIPINEVLTDDDTPAA, from the exons ATGAAAGTGATATTAGTTTTCttgttttgtgttgtttgtgCGTACGCTAGAGTGACGC CGGACTACTTCCCATCATGCAAGAGAAGCGATCCTCAAATCGAGAAATGTGTTCTCGATGGCCTGGAAGCCATGAGACCGCGTCTGAGGGAAGGTATACCTGACGTGAACATCCCTGCCCTAGAGCCCTTCACCGTACCGACCCTGAAGCTCGACAGGACTGCTCCTAATCTAAGGTTGAAGGCAACTGTCAAGAACGCGAAGGCATACGGCGGCAGCGACTTCAAGATTGAGAAACTGAA ACTGAACCTGAACAACAAATATGCTGGAGAGCTGAAGCTGACGCTGCCCAGGCTGATGGTGGTCGCCAACTACGACGTGAAGGGATCCAGACTCCTCGTGCTGGACATCAACGGCAAGGGACGCCTGCGTGGAAACTTCA CTGGCATCACAGTCCTAGCGAAGGGTATCGCGAAGCCCATCTCCAGGGATGGTGCGGAGTACTTGCAGGTCGACAAGATTGTCTCCAAAGTCAGGATCAACCACGCACACATTGCCATCGACGACAGTGAGCGGCCGCAAGCTG CGGCATCAGCAGTGTCATTCTTCAACGCCAGCCCCAACGTGGTACTGGACATCCTAAACCCTCTGATCGAGGAGACCGCAGCTGCAGTCATCAAGGCCTTCGTGAACAAAGTCCTGGGCAGTATACCCATCAATGAAGTGTTGACAGATGACGATACTCCTGCCGCATAA